In Sphingomonas sp. SORGH_AS_0950, the following are encoded in one genomic region:
- a CDS encoding response regulator has protein sequence MTEPVQILIVEDEPLIAMMLEDFLDVLDKQVAGTVDSVDDALARVAEGGIDAAILDVNLRGGQKSTPVAEALAARGVPFVFATGGSDDAVDERFRDRPRLQKPFTMDGVAKALGSL, from the coding sequence ATGACAGAGCCCGTGCAGATCCTCATCGTCGAGGACGAACCCCTGATCGCCATGATGCTGGAGGACTTTCTGGACGTCCTCGACAAACAGGTCGCGGGCACCGTGGACAGCGTCGACGACGCGCTGGCGCGGGTGGCCGAGGGGGGTATCGACGCCGCCATCCTCGACGTCAACCTGCGGGGCGGCCAGAAGAGCACCCCCGTCGCCGAAGCGTTGGCGGCGCGCGGCGTGCCCTTCGTCTTCGCGACCGGCGGATCGGACGACGCGGTGGACGAACGCTTCCGCGACCGCCCGCGCCTGCAAAAGCCGTTCACGATGGACGGCGTGGCGAAGGCGCTGGGGTCGCTCTGA
- the ilvD gene encoding dihydroxy-acid dehydratase — translation MTRQFDKSRLPSRHVSVGPERAPHRSYYYAMGIQEEDIAKPFVALASAGNNSAPCNTTLDAQADAAQGGVIRGGGMPRRFNTITVTDGIAMGHQGMKSSLVSREVIADSVELSVRGHCYDALVGFAGCDKSLPGMMMAMLRLNVPSIFVYGGSILPGRHQDRDVTVVDVFEAVGQHAAGNCPLHDLIALEKVACPGHGACGGQFTANTMACVGEAIGLSLPNSNMMPAPFLDRHGIAEAAGEQVMELVARNLRPRDICTREAFENAARVVAATGGSTNAGLHLPAMANEAGIDFDLFDVAEIFKTTPYIADLKPGGRYVAKDMYEAGGVYMLMKTLLAGGYLHGDCITVTGKTLAENIDEVTWNPDQKVIYDVKTPITPTGGVVGLRGSLAPEGAIVKVAGMKRLQFEGTARVFDCEEEAFAAVEAREITDGTVVVIRYEGPKGGPGMREMLSTTAALYGQGLGEKVALITDGRFSGGTRGFCIGHVGPEAADGGPIALVENGDTIRIDAEAGTIDLVVAEEVLAERRARWTPRMNDYQSGVLWRYAQNVGPAHQGAVTHPGAKSERHVYADI, via the coding sequence ATGACACGCCAATTCGACAAGTCCCGCCTGCCGTCCCGCCACGTTTCCGTCGGCCCGGAGCGTGCGCCGCACCGCAGCTATTATTACGCCATGGGTATCCAGGAAGAGGATATCGCCAAGCCGTTCGTCGCGCTGGCGAGTGCGGGCAACAACTCCGCCCCCTGCAACACCACCCTCGATGCGCAGGCCGATGCCGCGCAGGGCGGGGTGATCCGCGGCGGCGGCATGCCGCGCCGGTTCAACACCATCACCGTGACCGACGGCATCGCGATGGGCCATCAGGGGATGAAGTCCTCGCTGGTCAGCCGAGAGGTCATCGCGGATTCGGTCGAGCTGTCGGTGCGCGGGCACTGCTATGACGCGCTGGTGGGCTTTGCCGGATGCGACAAGTCGCTGCCCGGCATGATGATGGCGATGCTGCGCCTGAACGTGCCGTCGATCTTCGTCTATGGCGGCTCGATCCTGCCCGGCCGCCACCAGGACCGTGACGTGACCGTGGTCGACGTGTTCGAGGCGGTCGGCCAGCATGCGGCGGGCAATTGTCCGCTCCATGACCTGATCGCGCTGGAAAAGGTCGCCTGCCCCGGTCACGGCGCGTGCGGGGGCCAGTTCACCGCCAACACCATGGCGTGCGTCGGCGAGGCGATCGGCCTGTCGCTGCCCAACAGCAACATGATGCCCGCGCCCTTCCTCGACCGGCACGGCATCGCCGAGGCGGCTGGCGAGCAGGTGATGGAGCTGGTCGCGCGCAACCTGCGTCCGCGCGACATCTGCACCCGCGAGGCGTTCGAAAATGCCGCGCGCGTCGTCGCCGCGACCGGCGGCTCGACCAATGCCGGGCTTCACCTGCCCGCAATGGCGAACGAGGCGGGGATCGATTTCGACCTGTTCGACGTGGCCGAGATCTTCAAGACCACCCCCTATATCGCCGACCTCAAGCCCGGCGGCCGCTATGTCGCCAAGGACATGTATGAGGCGGGCGGCGTCTATATGCTGATGAAGACGCTGCTGGCGGGCGGCTATCTGCACGGCGACTGCATCACCGTCACCGGCAAGACGCTGGCCGAGAATATCGACGAGGTGACGTGGAACCCCGACCAGAAGGTCATCTATGACGTGAAGACCCCGATCACGCCGACCGGCGGCGTCGTCGGCCTGCGCGGCAGCCTGGCGCCCGAGGGGGCGATCGTAAAGGTGGCGGGCATGAAGCGCCTCCAGTTCGAAGGCACCGCGCGCGTGTTCGATTGCGAGGAAGAGGCGTTCGCCGCCGTCGAGGCGCGCGAGATCACCGACGGCACCGTGGTCGTCATCCGCTATGAAGGGCCCAAGGGCGGTCCGGGCATGCGCGAGATGCTGTCGACCACCGCCGCGCTCTATGGCCAGGGTCTGGGCGAGAAGGTCGCTCTCATCACCGATGGGCGCTTCTCGGGCGGCACGCGCGGCTTCTGCATCGGCCATGTCGGCCCCGAGGCGGCCGATGGCGGCCCGATCGCGCTGGTCGAGAATGGCGATACCATCCGCATCGATGCCGAGGCGGGGACGATCGACCTAGTGGTGGCCGAGGAGGTGCTGGCCGAACGCCGCGCCCGCTGGACTCCGCGCATGAACGATTATCAGTCCGGTGTGTTGTGGCGCTATGCCCAGAATGTCGGCCCGGCGCACCAGGGCGCCGTCACCCATCCCGGCGCCAAGTCCGAGCGCCATGTCTATGCGGATATCTGA